A genomic segment from Glycine soja cultivar W05 chromosome 18, ASM419377v2, whole genome shotgun sequence encodes:
- the LOC114397306 gene encoding uncharacterized protein LOC114397306, producing the protein MGQLAHDKAERSTRTFGANTEKNSKEECKAVLTRGQKKGKEEGKVEEKDQPEEERTETPEERTGEEEKVASPPKTKSQKAREAKKEEPPALPQDLPYPVVLTKKNKERYFRRFLEIFKGLEITMPFGEALQQMPLYSKFMKDILTKKGKYIDNENIVVGGNCSAIIQRKLPKKFKDLGSVTISCTIGKETVNKALIDLGASINLMSLSMCKRIGNLKIDPTKMTLQLADRSITRPYGVVEDVLVKVRHFTFPVDFVIMDIEEDTDIPFILGRPFMLTSNCVVDMGNGNLELSIDN; encoded by the coding sequence ATGGGCCAATTGGCACACGACAAAGCCGAACGGTCCACTAGAACTTTCGGGGCTAACACGGAGAAAAACTCGAAGGAAGAATGCAAGGCAGTGCTGACTCGAGGGCAGAAAAAAGGCAAGGAGGAAGGTAAGGTTGAAGAAAAAGACCAGCCAGaggaagaaaggacagagacaCCAGAAGAAAGGAcaggagaagaagagaaggtggCATCACCACCTAAAACCAAGAGCCAGAAAGCAAGAGAAGCCAAGAAGGAAGAACCACCAGCCCTACCACAAGATCTCCCATATCCTGTGGTACTCACCAAGAAGAACAAGGAACGCTACTTCAGACGTTTCTTGGAAATATTCAAAGGGCTGGAGATCACTATGCCATTCGGGGAAGCCTTACAGCAGATGCCCCTCTACTCCAAATTTATGAAGGACATCCTCACCAAGAAGGGGAAGTACATTGATAATGAGAATATTGTGGTAGGGGGTAACTGCAGCGCTATAATACAGAGGAAGCTACCCAAGAAGTTTAAGGACCTCGGAAGTGTTACCATTTCGTGCACTATAGGGAAGGAAACGGTGAACAAGGCCCTCATTGATTTAGGAGCAAGTATCAATCTGATGTCCTTATCAATGTGTAAAAGAATCGGGAATTTGAAGATAGATCCTACCAAGATGACGCTTCAACTAGCAGACCGTTCGATTACAAGGCCATACGGGGTGGTAGAAGATGTCCTAGTCAAGGTACGCCACTTTACTTTTCCGGTGGACTTTGTCATAATGGATATCGAAGAAGACACAGACATTCCCTTCATCTTAGGCAGACCTTTCATGCTAACTTCCAATTGTGTGGTGGATATGGGGAATGGGAACTTGGAGTTGAGTATTGACAATTAG